From one Nothobranchius furzeri strain GRZ-AD chromosome 2, NfurGRZ-RIMD1, whole genome shotgun sequence genomic stretch:
- the LOC107377479 gene encoding 3',5'-cyclic-AMP phosphodiesterase 7B isoform X2, with amino-acid sequence MSCLMVERCGAVTFKWSEQNAVRVRMLADGRLNTGHAGVLLAERRGSYPLIGLRVLNTSSQQGEVESGTRRKLNRLLSFQRFFHASRLLRGLASHSPGSLHILDNDYLGQAAHMLSKVETWNFDIFLFDRLTNGNSLVTLMCHLFNVCDLIHHFQLDMVKLHRFLGMVQDDYHSNNPYHNAVHAADVTQAMYCYMKEPRLAEQLTPLDGFLGLMAAAAHDVDHPGVNQPFLMKTRHHLASLYQNTSVLESHHWRSTVGMLRESGLLSHLPANISQDIEQQLGSLILATDISRQNEFLVTFREHLDNQDLDLQLASHRHFMLQIALKCADVCNPCRDWELSRQWSERVCEEFYRQGDLERKLNMEISPLCDKLTDSVPAVQIGFISYIVQPLFQEWQRFTEPSLLSQMMMSNLHKNKDRWSRLWCVHAASETQPHSEEPGGGGGGDGEDIS; translated from the exons ATGTCCTGTTTAATGGTCGAG AGGTGTGGAGCTGTCACATTTAAATGGTCGGAGCAGAATGCCGTACGGGTTCGCATGCTGG CTGATGGCAGGCTGAACACTGGTCATGCTGGTGTGTTGCTGGCAGAGAGACGAGGCTCCTACCCGCTGATTGGTCTGCGTGTCCTGAACA CGAGTTCCCAGCAGGGGGAGGTCGAGTCTGGCACCAGGAGAAAGTTAAACCGCCTGCTGAGCTTCCAGAGATTCTTCCATGCCTCCAGGTTACTGAGGGGGTTAGCTTCACACTCTCCTGGGTCACTACACATACTGGACAATGACTACCTGGGACAGGCAGct CACATGTTATCAAAAGTAGAAACATGGAATTTTGACATTTTCCTTTTTGATCGTCTAACAAACG gTAACAGTCTGGTGACTCTGATGTGCCATCTTTTCAACGTGTGTGATCTCATTCACCACTTCCAGCTGGACATGGTCAAACTGCACCGGTTTCTTG GGATGGTGCAGGATGATTATCATTCCAACAATCCATATCACAatgctgttcatgctgctgatgTGACTCAAGCCATGTACTGCTACATGAAGGAGCCCagg CTGGCGGAGCAGCTGACTCCTCTGGACGGGTTCCTGGGTCTGATGGCAGCAGCAGCTCATGATGTGGATCATCCTGGAGTCAACCAGCCTTTTCTAATGAAGACCAGACATCACCTGGCGTCCCTCTATCAG AACACATCTGTGCTGGAGAGCCACCACTGGAGGTCCACTGTGGGAATGCTGCGGGAGTCGGGCCTGCTGTCCCACCTGCCTGCCAACATCTC GCAGGACATCGAGCAGCAGCTGGGCTCTCTCATCTTGGCTACAGACATCAGCAGGCAGAACGAGTTCCTGGTGACGTTCCGAGAACATCTGGACAACCAGGATCTGGACCTCCAGCTGGCTTCACACAGACACTTCATGTTGCAG ATTGCTCTAAAGTGTGCCGACGTGTGTAATCCATGTCGGGACTGGGAGCTGAGCCGGCAGTGGAGTGAGCGGGTGTGTGAGGAGTTCTACCGTCAGG GTGATCTGGAGAGGAAGTTAAATATGGAGATTAGTCCTCTGTGTGACAAACTGACCGACTCAGTCCCTGCTGTCCAGATAG GTTTCATCTCCTACATCGTGCAGCCTCTGTTTCAGGAGTGGCAGCGCTTCACTGAACCCAGCCTGCTCAGCCAGATGATGATGAGCAACCTGCACAAGAACAAGGACCGCTGGAGTCGTCTCTGGTGTGTGCACGCCGCTTCAGAAACACAACCTCACTCTGAGGAGCCTGGAGGCGGAGGCGGAGGAGATGGGGAGGATATCTCTTAA
- the LOC107377479 gene encoding 3',5'-cyclic-AMP phosphodiesterase 7B isoform X1: MVSCSVFPVLTTISQPSLCSTLLSLHRTFLCCAMMPVLEGIWGPDFKMGNSGLGVYPDEHSGTRAWGPPVTCGGLSLALELPALIRHLRAAWRARRGGAQGHKRTQGGTWCEALQEEVEEVKQDLENSCAHLEADGRLNTGHAGVLLAERRGSYPLIGLRVLNTSSQQGEVESGTRRKLNRLLSFQRFFHASRLLRGLASHSPGSLHILDNDYLGQAAHMLSKVETWNFDIFLFDRLTNGNSLVTLMCHLFNVCDLIHHFQLDMVKLHRFLGMVQDDYHSNNPYHNAVHAADVTQAMYCYMKEPRLAEQLTPLDGFLGLMAAAAHDVDHPGVNQPFLMKTRHHLASLYQNTSVLESHHWRSTVGMLRESGLLSHLPANISQDIEQQLGSLILATDISRQNEFLVTFREHLDNQDLDLQLASHRHFMLQIALKCADVCNPCRDWELSRQWSERVCEEFYRQGDLERKLNMEISPLCDKLTDSVPAVQIGFISYIVQPLFQEWQRFTEPSLLSQMMMSNLHKNKDRWSRLWCVHAASETQPHSEEPGGGGGGDGEDIS; this comes from the exons ATGGTGAGCTGCTCCGTCTTCCCCGTTCTCACCACCATCTCTCAGCCTTCACTCTGCTCCACTCTTTTATCTTTGCACCGCACATTTCTGTGTTGTGCTATGATGCCAGTTTTGGAGGGGATCTGGGGTCCAGATTTTAAGATGGGGAACTCCGGTCTTGGTGTCTACCCAGACGAGCACTCTGGCACGCGGGCGTGGGGACCTCCTGTTACGTGTGGCGGTCTGTCACTGGCTCTGGAGCTCCCGGCTCTTATACGGCACCTCAGGGCAGCTTGGAGGGCCCGCAGGGGAGGCGCTCAGGGGCACAAGAGGACTCAAGGTGGCACTTGGTGTGAGGCACTGCAGGAGGAGGTTGAGGAGGTCAAGCAGGACTTGGAGAACAGTTGTGCACATCTGGAAG CTGATGGCAGGCTGAACACTGGTCATGCTGGTGTGTTGCTGGCAGAGAGACGAGGCTCCTACCCGCTGATTGGTCTGCGTGTCCTGAACA CGAGTTCCCAGCAGGGGGAGGTCGAGTCTGGCACCAGGAGAAAGTTAAACCGCCTGCTGAGCTTCCAGAGATTCTTCCATGCCTCCAGGTTACTGAGGGGGTTAGCTTCACACTCTCCTGGGTCACTACACATACTGGACAATGACTACCTGGGACAGGCAGct CACATGTTATCAAAAGTAGAAACATGGAATTTTGACATTTTCCTTTTTGATCGTCTAACAAACG gTAACAGTCTGGTGACTCTGATGTGCCATCTTTTCAACGTGTGTGATCTCATTCACCACTTCCAGCTGGACATGGTCAAACTGCACCGGTTTCTTG GGATGGTGCAGGATGATTATCATTCCAACAATCCATATCACAatgctgttcatgctgctgatgTGACTCAAGCCATGTACTGCTACATGAAGGAGCCCagg CTGGCGGAGCAGCTGACTCCTCTGGACGGGTTCCTGGGTCTGATGGCAGCAGCAGCTCATGATGTGGATCATCCTGGAGTCAACCAGCCTTTTCTAATGAAGACCAGACATCACCTGGCGTCCCTCTATCAG AACACATCTGTGCTGGAGAGCCACCACTGGAGGTCCACTGTGGGAATGCTGCGGGAGTCGGGCCTGCTGTCCCACCTGCCTGCCAACATCTC GCAGGACATCGAGCAGCAGCTGGGCTCTCTCATCTTGGCTACAGACATCAGCAGGCAGAACGAGTTCCTGGTGACGTTCCGAGAACATCTGGACAACCAGGATCTGGACCTCCAGCTGGCTTCACACAGACACTTCATGTTGCAG ATTGCTCTAAAGTGTGCCGACGTGTGTAATCCATGTCGGGACTGGGAGCTGAGCCGGCAGTGGAGTGAGCGGGTGTGTGAGGAGTTCTACCGTCAGG GTGATCTGGAGAGGAAGTTAAATATGGAGATTAGTCCTCTGTGTGACAAACTGACCGACTCAGTCCCTGCTGTCCAGATAG GTTTCATCTCCTACATCGTGCAGCCTCTGTTTCAGGAGTGGCAGCGCTTCACTGAACCCAGCCTGCTCAGCCAGATGATGATGAGCAACCTGCACAAGAACAAGGACCGCTGGAGTCGTCTCTGGTGTGTGCACGCCGCTTCAGAAACACAACCTCACTCTGAGGAGCCTGGAGGCGGAGGCGGAGGAGATGGGGAGGATATCTCTTAA